Proteins from a single region of Ornithodoros turicata isolate Travis unplaced genomic scaffold, ASM3712646v1 Chromosome14, whole genome shotgun sequence:
- the LOC135372325 gene encoding uncharacterized protein LOC135372325, which yields MGVKIAASMHKTLNTCRGVISVFELVDVPPEEILMELRDQDVVDVRKIKIRKNGEYIITRNIVLTFDRPTLPTKLKVGYLSVDVRPYIPNPLRCFRCNRFGHAADGCRGSACCARCGKSDHETKECKGPDCCVNCSSNHPSYSRSCTKWKYEKEVLHVKVTQNISYPEARKKVAPIFFEKSFATAVKQKVKLVTQFTQTEQSLLIETTTKEVQGGARPPPVPETPVASLTPTPLLSSQSTETTSMDCEDETSSERSFASTSSQVLQKNRASLCGSGSLPDISDKELAAARKKPTRPRVTPPTKNR from the coding sequence ATGGGAGTAAAGATTGCAGCTTCGATGCATAAAACACTAAACACTTGCAGGGGTGTCATCTCAGTCTTTGAGCTGGTTGACGTGCCACCTGAAGAAATCTTGATGGAGCTCAGGGACCAGGATGTCGTTGATGTACGCAAAATCAAAATCCGTAAAAATGGGGAGTACATCATCACACGAAACATAGTACTGACCTTTGACAGGCCCACACTTCCAACAAAACTAAAAGTAGGCTACCTGTCAGTAGATGTCCGACCTTACATTCCGAACCCGTTGCGCTGTTTtcggtgcaacaggtttggacATGCTGCAGACGGGTGCCGCGGCTCTGCTTGTTGTGCACGGTGTGGAAAGAGTGACCATGAGACCAAAGAATGCAAAGGGCCAGACTGCTGTGTCAATTGTTCTTCcaaccacccatcctactcgaggtcatgtacaaagtggaaatatgaaaaagaagtcctgcacgttaaggttacacagaacatcagttacccagaagccagaaaaaaagtagCTCCCATCTTTTTCGAAAAATCCTTTGCCACAGCcgtaaaacagaaagtaaaactaGTAACACAGTTCACACAGACCGAGCAATCACTGCTGATAGAGACAACCACAAAAGAAGTCCAGGGAGGTGCACGTCCACCTCCAGTCCCCGAAACCCCAGTGGCGTCCCTAACACCGACGCCACttctgtcctcacagtccacggagACCACATCCATGGACTGCGAGGATgagacgagctctgagcgctccttcgcgagcacgagctcccaagTCCTCCAAAAGAATAGAGCTAGTCTGTGTGGGAGTGGGTCACTCCCTGACATATCTGACAAGGAGCTTGCGGCTGCGCGGAAGAAACCCACAAGGCCGCGGGTCACACCTCCAACAAAAAATAGGTAA